The proteins below come from a single Esox lucius isolate fEsoLuc1 chromosome 7, fEsoLuc1.pri, whole genome shotgun sequence genomic window:
- the zc3h12b gene encoding probable ribonuclease ZC3H12B, translated as MILELAVPANAGPLLHRSIPYIERIFRVRVIYGSAESNCDSANVIVRVAEGEEDDCTKAKDYIESLTLPAQRKTEHLTLDQHKQLVALKSAIEYDSQAVVEVREHVVDISGGERNVMTAWSMVEKIKMEKHPGREEAHELTEAQLPSGGSEEGSSSECESEQQHDLQVKSGICKRKEPFCATKPHRQLCRSPCLDRPSFSQSSTLPENRPDDSKTAAVLKHANDKEYQTKMEFALKLGYSGEQVETVLNKLGAAALINDILAELVRLGNKGETEVQAGSNTGTLASRGGSCVKEAVSPEVSLEDDSVDPYENLRPIVIDGSNVAMSHGNKEVFSCLGIQLAVDWFVEKGHKDITVFVPAWRKEQSRPDAPITDQDILRKLEKEKILVFTPSRRVQGRRVVCYDDRFIVKLACDSDGIIVSNDNYRDLQNEKPEWKKFIEERLLMYSFVNDKFMPPDDPLGRHGPSLENFLRKRPVVPEHKKQPCPYGKKCTYGHKCKYYHPERANQPQRSVADELRAFAKLSAVKTMSEGALAKCGTGPPTTKGDSGYEAKRVTPKRQSDPSIRSVACEPEDKLSAIRKAEANSVPSLVSALSVPTMQPAKSHAAGALNTRSASSPVPGSLKFTHSSLEHMSSVQYPHPPILVTNSHGASVTYSEQFPKYDSVSTDHGYYSMLSDFSNMSMSSMHNVDSFCSMEHEHGVYQRNPSQHCPEPCLSHSNSDSFSYGELYMSSVDSSLDESLKGQQQSPAQSRLQAFSHGGFHHEALTRVQSYGPEELKQGPSRKQSISHLAPHVQHPVVGARSSCPGDYPLPQNALPSQLSQPGRSLGMTRMDSISDSRLYESNPMRQRRPPLCREQHASWDPLPCGSESYGYHSYPLSNSLMQPCCERVMVRSMPDKMEQIWRSPWENPPQTEHQERHVIPEHQYQTYRNLCNIFPAFVVHSVMEKNPHLTDPQQLAAVIVTKLRSCH; from the exons GATTACATAGAGTCCTTAACTTTGCCAGCTCAGCGAAAAACAGAGCATTTAACATTGGATCAACACAAACAGCTGGTTGCGCTGAAGTCAGCCATCGAGTATGACTCACAGGCTGTAGTGGAGGTGAGGGAGCATGTGGTGGACATCTCAGGTGGCGAGAGGAACGTGATGACGGCATGGTCAATGGTGGAGAAGATCAAAATGGAGAAACACCCTGGCAGGGAAGAGGCCCATGAGCTGACGGAAGCCCAGCTACCCAGTGGGGGGTCGGAGGAGGGGAGCAGCTCAGAGTGTGAGTCTGAGCAACAGCATGACCTGCAGGTGAAGAGTGGCATCTGTAAGAGGAAGGAGCCTTTCTGTGCCACCAAGCCTCATCGACAGCTCTGTCGCTCTCCATGCTTGGACCGACCAAGCTTTTCCCAGAGCAGCACTCTACCAGAGAATCGTCCTGATGACAGCAAGACAGCTGCAGTGCTCAAACATGCCAACGACAAGGAGTACCAAACCAAGATGGAGTTTGCCTTAAAGCTGGGATACTCAGGTGAACAAGTGGAGACCGTGCTAAACAAGTTAGGAGCTGCTGCCCTCATCAATGATATTCTGGCTGAGCTTGTAAGACTTGGAAataaaggagagacagaagttCAAGCCGGCAGTAACACAGGCACGTTGGCCTCCCGTGGAGGCTCTTGTGTCAAAGAGGCTGTCAGTCCAGAGGTGTCCCTGGAAGATGATTCTGTTGATCCTTATGAAAATCTCAGGCCTATTGTCATTGATGGATCAAATGTGGCAATGAG CCATGGAAACAAAGAGGTTTTCTCTTGCCTTGGTATCCAACTGGCTGTTGATTGGTTTGTGGAGAAAGGACATAAAGACATTACAGTGTTCGTTCCTGCCTGGAGGAAAGAACAGTCGCGACCGGATGCCCCTATTACAG ATCAAGACATTTTGCGGAAGTTGGAGAAAGAAAAGATCCTGGTTTTCACACCATCTCGGAGGGTCCAAGGAAGGAGAGTGGTTTGCTACGATGATCGCTTTATAGTGAAGCTGGCTTGTGACTCTGATGGCATTATTGTGTCTAATGACAACTACAGGGACTTACAGAATGAGAAACCGGAGTGGAAGAAGTTCATAGAAGAGCGGCTGTTGATGTACTCATTTGTCAATGATAA attcatGCCACCTGATGATCCTTTGGGAAGACACGGTCCAAGTTTAGAGAACTTTCTTCGCAAGCGCCCTGTTGTTCCAGAGCACAAAAAGCAACCTTGTCCATATG GGAAAAAATGCACATATGGACATAAATGCAAGTACTACCACCCAGAGCGTGCAAACCAGCCCCAGCGATCAGTAGCTGATGAACTTCGGGCATTTGCCAAATTATCTGCTGTGAAGACGATGAGCGAAGGGGCCCTTGCCAAGTGTGGCACAGGACCCCCAACCACTAAGGGGGACAGTGGCTATGAGGCTAAACGTGTAACCCCAAAGCGCCAGTCTGACCCTAgcatccgttctgttgcttGTGAGCCAGAGGATAAACTGTCTGCTATCCGTAAGGCTGAGGCAAATTCTGTGCCTTCTCTTGTGTCTGCCCTCAGTGTGCCCACCATGCAGCCTGCAAAGAGCCACGCGGCTGGTGCCTTGAACACACGATCAGCCAGTAGCCCAGTGCCTGGCTCCCTCAAGTTCACCCACAGCTCCCTGGAGCACATGTCTAGTGTGCAGtacccacacccacccatcctAGTCACCAACAGCCATGGCGCTTCTGTCACTTACAGTGAACAGTTTCCTAAGTACGATTCTGTTAGCACGGACCACGGATACTACTCAATGCTTAGTGATTTTTCTAACATGAGCATGAGCAGCATGCACAACGTGGACAGCTTCTGTAGCATGGAGCATGAGCATGGGGTTTATCAGAGAAATCCCAGCCAGCATTGCCCAGAACCCTGCCTCAGCCACTCTAACAGTGACTCCTTCTCATATGGGGAATTGTACATGAGCTCAGTGGACAGTAGCTTGGATGAGAGCCTCAAGGGGCAGCAGCAGTCGCCTGCACAGAGCAGACTGCAGGCCTTCTCCCATGGGGGATTCCACCACGAGGCCCTGACCAGGGTACAGAGCTATGGGCCTGAGGAGCTCAAACAGGGTCCAAGCAGGAAGCAGTCCATATCCCATCTGGCACCACATGTACAGCACCCTGTTGTTGGGGCCAGGTCCAGCTGCCCAGGAGACTACCCCTTACCTCAGAATGCACTGCCGTCACAGTTGTCGCAGCCAGGACGTTCCCTGGGCATGACACGCATGGACAGCATCTCAGACTCCAGGCTGTACGAGAGTAACCCCATGAGGCAGAGGAGACCCCCTCTGTGCCGCGAGCAGCACGCCAGCTGGGACCCGCTGCCCTGCGGAAGTGAATCCTACGGATACCACTCATACCCCTTGAGTAACAGCCTGATGCAGCCATGTTGTGAGCGGGTCATGGTCCGCAGCATGCCTGACAAGATGGAGCAAATCTGGAGGTCTCCCTGGGAGAACCCGCCTCAAACCGAGCACCAGGAGCGCCATGTCATCCCAGAGCACCAGTACCAAACATATCGCAACCTCTGCAACATCTTCCCCGCTTTTGTGGTGCACTCAGTCATGGAGAAAAACCCTCATCTGACAGACCCACAGCAACTTGCTGCCGTTATTGTCACGAAGCTGAGGTCTTGTCATTGA
- the las1l gene encoding ribosomal biogenesis protein LAS1L, giving the protein MKKKLTEKKGHVVAWIDKAEWDQVLEYLYSKECTLQKYALHRISAWKGRFSHNTPIAVESTADLVRCQILDRSGQLEADDLVLLYGTALVRFVNLITERQQGKIARPLRRLANKLRIPEWIVNLRHDITHRKLPTLKWCRKGCKFVLEWLQQEYWSRQLGSGLTENWDSQSEGEDGEEEQQRQEDQLIARQKEIESYKKARELLISFEKEQFQAFEGFLVENKPMSLLPAPSADMSWILAQIKLFALESSEILIDVLMEDGFIVPTIEQLESLGVNTSDNVDPTAPGLPRVVLRFWLPLLKDLNSQLFIQLLLEKLFVELQQPSEDDQKHRMFYVAGWISEVILCNANKSEYHYESKSQRKARQKDNIFINRIQLRWQQLLAACLNAPCVATPHLLQQILEYMDHPMPLDTQQKLLKLSSIYTQSADSGCDPSIQHSGQHSGVYTLESLHEKLKSRCPGHTLRQGTVSDQCKALPERTEDFQEHLSPDVLAERAAELRGSPWQVCTDKVEWRNYPLGKVPGQLKDPTCLMLDHFSTMTVFDQQVEMENATQHNAHAGVSMPHRITTDGLLWTHNDISKLKAGLQLF; this is encoded by the exons atgaagaaaaaactAACGGAGAAGAAAGGTCATGTAGTTGCATGGATCGACAAAGCAGAATGGGACCAGGTGCTTGAGTATCTGTATTCAAAAGAGTGTACTTTACAAAAGTATGCATTACACAGAATATCAGCGTGGAAAGGAAG GTTTTCCCACAACACTCCCATTGCTGTAGAGAGCACAGCAGACCTGGTCAGATGTCAAATACTTGATAGATCAGGACAACTTGAAGCGGATGACTTAGTCTTGCTTTATGGAACAGCCCTTGTGAG GTTTGTAAACTTAATCACAGAGCGTCAACAGGGGAAAATTGCTCGTCCCCTGAGAAGGCTAGCCAACAaa CTGAGGATCCCAGAATGGATTGTAAATCTCAGACATGACATCACCCACCGCAAGCTCCCTACCTTGAAATGGTGTCGCAAGG GTTGTAAGTTTGTGCTTGAGTGGCTTCAGCAAGAGTATTGGTCCAGGCAGCTGGGTAGTGGGCTGACTGAGAACTGGGATTCCCAATCAGAGGGGGAGGATGGGgaagaggagcaacagagacagGAGGATCAGCTTATCGCCAGGCAAAAAGAAATTGAATCCTACA AGAAGGCCAGAGAGTTACTGATATCTTTTGAAAAGGAGCAATTTCAG GCATTTGAAGGATTTCTAGTGGAAAACAAACCGATGAGCTTGTTGCCAGCACCGTCTGCAGATATGAGCTGGATCCTTGCCCAGATCAAACTATTCGCATTAGAGTCTAG TGAAATACTCATAGATGTATTGATGGAGGATGGATTCATAGTTCCAACCATTGAACAGCTAGAGTCACTTGGTGTCAACACCTCAG ATAATGTCGACCCTACTGCTCCCGGCCTTCCTCGAGTTGTCCTGCGTTTCTGGCTGCCCCTCCTGAAGGATCTCAACTCTCAGCTCTTCATTCAGCTCCTTCTGGAGAAGCTGTTTGTGGAGTTGCAGCAGCCTTCTGAAGACGACCAGAAACACAGAATGTTCTATGTTGCCGGATGGATCTCCGAGGTCATTCTCTGCAACGCAAACA AGAGTGAATACCACTATGAGTCAAAGAGCCAAAGAAAAGCTAGACAGAAGGACAACATCTTTATAAACCGCATCCAGCTGAGGTGGCAGCAACTCCTTGCAGCATGTCTGAATGCCCCTTGTGTGGCCACACCTCACCTGCTCCAGCA GATCCTTGAGTACATGGATCACCCAATGCCTTTGGACACCCAACAGAAGTTACTAAAACTGAGCAGTATCTACACCCAGAGTGCAGACTCAGGGTGTGACCCTTCCATTCAGCACTCAGGCCAGCATAGTGGTGTCTACACTCTGGAGAGCCTGCATGAGAAGCTGAAGTCCAGATGTCCGGGCCACACGTTGCGACAAGGCACTGTGTCTGACCAATGCAAGGCTCTGCCAGAGAGGACGGAAGACTTCCAAGAGCACCTGAGCCCAGATGTCTTGGCTGAAAGAGCAGCAGAACTCAGAGGCTCTCCCTGGCAAGTTTGTACAG ACAAAGTCGAGTGGAGGAACTATCCCCTCGGGAAAGTTCCAGGCCAGTTAAAGGATCCTACCTGCCTGATGCTAGATCACTTTTCTACCATGACGGTGTTTGACCAGCAGGTGGAGATGGAGAATGCTACTCAGCACAATGCGCATGCAGG GGTCTCAATGCCACACAGAATCACTACTGACGGGCTTCTCTGGACACACAATGATATCAGTAAATTAAAAGCTGGTCTGCAACTGTTTTAA